From Micromonas commoda chromosome 3, complete sequence, a single genomic window includes:
- a CDS encoding predicted protein — MSAVALSSAAWGDEGKGKLVDILAQEYDIVARCQGGANAGHTIYDDEGKKYALHLVPSGILNEKAKCVVGNGVVVHLPGMFNEIDTLEKAGVKIDASRLVISDRAHMLFDLHKEIDGLREAELSGNKIGTTKRGIGPAYASKATRNGIRVGDIRNPETFAQKLRTLAADAAARFEDFEYDVEAELVAYQKYAERITPFIADTVHMINEEHKAGKRVLVEGANATMLDLDFGTYPFVTSSNPSLGGVCSGLGLAPNKFETVIGVAKAYTTRVGAGPYPTELFGELADDLREKGYEYGTTTGRPRRIGWLDVVALNYASAINGFTHLNLTKLDVLSGLPELKIATAYKLGDGTVTNAFPSSIEELEKVECVYETLPGWEEDISKMRDWDELPAKCKAYVEKIEELTGVECRYLGVGPGRDAIVVKP, encoded by the exons ATGAGCGCCGTCGCActctcgtccgccgcc TGGGGAGACGAGGGCAAGGGGAAGCTCGTCGACATCCTCGCCCAG GAGTACGACATCGTCGCGAGGTgccagggcggcgccaacgcggGCCACACCAtctacgacgacgagggcaaaAAGTACGCGCTCCATCTCGTGCCCTCCGGCATCCTCAACGAGAAGGCCAAGTGCGTCGTGGGCAACGGCGTGGTGGTCCACCTCCCCGGTATGTTCAACGAGATCGATACCCTCGAGAAGGCGGGGGTGAAGATCGACGCATCTCGCCTGGTCATCTCCGACCGCGCGCACATGCTCTTCGACCTCCACAAGGAGATTGACGGCTTGCGCGAAGCCGAGCTCTCCGGTAACAAGATTGGCACCACCAAGCGCGGCATCGGCCCGGCCTACGCGTCCAAGGCGACCCGCAACGGCATCCGCGTCGGGGACATTCGGAACCCCGAGACGTTCGCGCAGAAGCTCaggacgctcgccgccgacgccgccgcgaggtttgAAGATTTCGAgtacgacgtcgaggcggagctcgtcgcgtaCCAGAAGTACGCCGAGCGCATCACCCCGTTCATCGCCGACACCGTGCACATGATCAACGAGGAGCACAAGGCGGGCAAGCGGgtgctcgtcgagggcgccaaCGCCACCATGCTCGACCTCGATTTCGGCACCTACCCCTTCGTCACCTCGTCCAACccgtcgctcggcggcgtgtgCAGCGGCCTCGGGTTAGCGCCCAACAAGTTCGAGACggtcatcggcgtcgccaaggcgtacacgacgcgcgtcggcgcgggaccGTATCCCACCGAGCTcttcggcgagctcgcggacgacctcCGCGAGAAGGGGTACGAGTACGGCACCACCACCGGCCGCCCCAGGCGCATCGGCtggctcgacgtcgtcgcgctcaacTACGCGTCCGCCATCAACGGGTTCACGCACCTCAACCTCACCAAGCTCGACGTGCTCTCCGGCCTGCCCGAGCTCAAGATCGCCACCGCGTacaagctcggcgacggcaccgtcaCGAACGCCTTCCCCTCGTccatcgaggagctcgaaaAGGTTGAGTGCGTGTACGAGACGTTGCCCGGATGGGAGGAGGACATCTCCAAGATGCGCGACTGGGACGAGCTCCCGGCGAAATGCAAGGCGTACGTGGAGAagatcgaggagctcaccgGCGTGGAGTGCAGGtacctcggcgtcgggcccgggcgcgacgcgatcgtcgtcaagccttga
- a CDS encoding predicted protein — MGRCPTGGGKKTSKQKNRGYACKSVKRTKFQLPHADVIYKAVHQHLKEQAEGGGAKRPGKAREISSYEAMIKGDPNQPFNEDLPGGGQFYCMFTGRHFESAEALARHQKTKQFKRDKKRVLNGPKPHEQRDAEAAAGMGAPDNGRPLNRAPKQAPAAMAVE; from the coding sequence ATGGGTAGGTGTCCCACCGGCGGAGGCAAGAAGACCTCCAAGCAGAAGAACCGCGGGTACGCGTGCAAGTCCGTCAAGCGCACCAAGTTCCAGCTCCCCCACGCCGACGTGATTTACAAGGCTGTGCACCAGCACCTGAAGGAGCAGGCCGAGGGGGGCGGCGCTAAGCGACCGGGCAAGGCGAGGGAGATCTCGAGCTACGAGGCGATGATTAAGGGCGACCCGAACCAGCCGTTCAACGAGGACCTTCCGGGCGGTGGGCAGTTCTACTGCATGTTCACCGGGCGGCACTTCgagagcgcggaggcgctcgcgaggcacCAGAAGACGAAGCAGTTCAAGAGGGACAAGAAGAGGGTGCTCAACGGGCCGAAGCCCCACGAGcagagggacgcggaggctgcggcggggaTGGGCGCGCCGGATAATGGCAGGCCGCTCAACAGGGCTCCCAAGCAAGCCCCGGCCGCCATGGCGGTCGAGTGA
- a CDS encoding predicted protein, with protein sequence MNRRDEPGASTSSSSTLVALVDGDCALCSGYARLVSALDGKGAVYFETQQSDAGRALLKRCGMPTDLSSIVVVEVSPKGKAVGYVRSTAVLRTFLALGAPWSALYLTVAIPEFIRDGVYGLVAKHRYSVFGTNGGRCALPDAVTRRRIGRVLPAGLLD encoded by the coding sequence aTGAACCGGCGGGACGaacccggcgcgtccacgtcttcctcgtctaccctcgtcgccctcgtcgacggcgactgCGCGCTGTGCAGCGGCTACGCGCGTctcgtctccgcgctcgaTGGCAAAGGCGCGGTGTACTTCGAGACGCAGCagagcgacgcggggcgggcgctGCTCAAGCGGTGCGGGATGCCCACGGACCTGAGCTCCATCGTGGTCGTCGAGGTGTCACCCAAGGGCAAGGCGGTCGGGTACGTTAGGTCCACGGCTGTGCTGAGGACGTTCCTGGCGCTCGGGGCGCCGTGGTCGGCGCTCTACCTGACCGTGGCCATCCCCGAGTTTATCCGCGACGGGGTGTACGGGCTGGTGGCCAAACATCGGTACTCGGTGTTTGGGACGAACGGCGGGAGATGCGCGCTtccggacgcggtgacgcggcgacggatcggCCGCGTACTCCCCGCGGGCCTGCTAGACTAG
- a CDS encoding predicted protein, with protein sequence MSATPPMSHPTRPGLDDLPDPPAAPRKKKPTRSRVFPAPADDDDAATTPAASRRRLVFGDGGEFDSPEGGGGAGAAGGAGGTRTPASPPMTRGRASGGKEPKTPPVSKIKSMPR encoded by the coding sequence atgtcggcgacgcccccgatgAGCCACCCGACTCGGCCgggcctcgacgacctcccggatccacccgcggcgcccaggaAGAAGAaaccgacgcggtcgcgcgtgttcccggcgcccgcggacgacgacgacgcggcgacgacgccggcggcgtcgcggcggaggctggtgtttggcgacgggggcgagtTTGACTCCccggagggcggcggcggcgcgggtgccgcgggcggggcgggtgggacgaggacgcctgcgtcgccgccgatgacgcgGGGGAGGGCGAGCGGGGGTAAGGAGCCGAAGACCCCGCCCGTGTCCAAGATCAAGTCGATGCCGAGGTAG
- a CDS encoding predicted protein encodes MMDNKVHISDGTTGRMPSAKSNKNHLFGHAIAEDLVRRYFSRSLDKKDKVGLAAFGMHVLCHPPERRVLKLCYLCELMAVIAGLVMFFSSYLLRFDATSTFGIMGAFFANVSLMCNLCGIINCLFMGFKISTGKGSVYEALDVLQGVGQTVNLIVFGVNGAGMAYMFYSLDLTTDDYLRWANLGIFIPAFCYSYGFVIWYVLSYEPLSWWHQWSWNYELFKPMYIIAWLRMGRVPMRERAAAQLEYLLADLPDDVMAILKADGNV; translated from the coding sequence ATGATGGACAATAAGGTTCACATCTCTGATGGAACGACTGGGCGCATGCCCTCGGCTAAATCCAACAAAAACCACCTGTTCGGTCACGCGATTGCGGAAGACCTCGTGCGCCGGTACTTCTCTCGGTCGCTcgacaagaaggacaaggTTGGTCTCGCCGCTTTTGGGATGCATGTACTGTGCCACCCACCCGAGAGGCGCGTGTTGAAGCTTTGCTATCTTTGCGAACTCATGGCCGTGATCGCGGGTTTGGTGATGTTCTTCAGTTCTTACTTGCTTCGATTCGATGCTACCTCAACCTTTGGCATCATGGGCGCATTCTTCGCCAACGTTTCGCTGATGTGTAACCTATGTGGGATCATAAACTGCTTGTTTATGGGCTTCAAGATCAGCACCGGCAAGGGGTCGGTATACGAGGCCTTGGATGTGCTGCAAGGGGTTGGGCAGACAGTGAACCTGATCGTATTCGGTGTCAATGGTGCAGGGATGGCTTACATGTTCTACTCCCTCGACCTCACGACCGATGACTACCTGCGTTGGGCCAACCTTGGGATCTTCATCCCGGCGTTCTGTTACTCGTATGGTTTTGTTATATGGTACGTGCTTTCTTACGAGCCGTTGTCGTGGTGGCACCAGTGGTCGTGGAACTACGAATTGTTCAAACCCATGTACATCATCGCCTGGCTTCGGATGGGGAGGGTGCCCATGCGggagagagccgcggcgcaaCTCGAGTACTTGCTGGCGGATCTGCCCGACGACGTGATGGCGATCCTCAAAGCCGACGGGAATGTGTAG